A genomic region of Chloracidobacterium sp. contains the following coding sequences:
- a CDS encoding biotin--[acetyl-CoA-carboxylase] ligase, translated as MNITILRFDMLGSTNDEAANHARRGAVEGLCVIARQQTAGRGRMGRSWASEPDAGLYFSSVLRPKIAREQLGLLTLMAGIAVHDTLSEFGLSPDIKWVNDILVNERKISGILGEAVETPTGLAVILGIGINVKDTSTLDIATSIETELSEPGAVATGFRSQEADSMRLVETALIEKLINWYKTLSDDRAAIIDEWARRSSYFRGKHVCVTISDGIIEGTTDGLEPNGALRVKLADGSVSIVQAGDVERLREKK; from the coding sequence ATGAACATTACGATCCTCCGCTTTGACATGCTCGGCTCGACCAACGACGAGGCTGCGAATCACGCCCGTCGAGGTGCGGTTGAGGGCCTATGCGTGATCGCGCGGCAGCAAACCGCCGGTCGCGGCCGAATGGGTCGCAGTTGGGCCTCGGAGCCCGACGCCGGTTTGTATTTCAGTAGCGTCCTACGGCCAAAGATCGCCCGCGAGCAATTGGGGTTGCTCACGCTGATGGCGGGCATTGCCGTGCACGACACGCTTAGCGAATTTGGCCTTTCGCCCGATATTAAATGGGTCAACGACATTCTCGTCAATGAAAGGAAGATCAGCGGCATCCTCGGCGAAGCTGTCGAAACGCCCACGGGCCTGGCCGTGATCCTCGGCATCGGCATCAATGTAAAAGACACATCGACGTTGGACATCGCGACCTCCATTGAGACCGAGCTATCAGAACCGGGAGCGGTAGCGACCGGATTCCGGTCACAAGAAGCGGATTCAATGCGGCTGGTCGAGACAGCGCTAATCGAGAAGTTGATTAATTGGTACAAAACGCTCAGCGACGACCGGGCGGCCATCATCGACGAATGGGCCCGCCGCTCGTCATATTTCCGCGGCAAGCACGTCTGCGTGACCATATCTGACGGCATCATCGAGGGCACGACCGACGGGCTTGAACCGAACGGCGCACTGCGTGTTAAACTTGCCGACGGCTCGGTGAGTATCGTCCAGGCCGGCGATGTCGAGAGATTGAGAGAGAAGAAATAG
- a CDS encoding ergothioneine biosynthesis protein EgtB gives MQAAKERTENQADLATQYREVRAYTEQLCKPLEIEDYIPQPIIDASPPKWNIAHTTWFFEEMVLKRFAPDYKVFDERFGFLFNSYYNTIGDRTKREHRGDLSRPTVAQVFEYRRYVDEAMGRLLSSTAEQASVQPPATAGGSDLPDLVILGMNHEQQHQELFLTDLKYAFSVNPLLPAYRNDWVPEERSEPSASAGGEFVEAESSERNRPPADAGGSDRSGIYEIGYAGYGFCFDNELARHKVYLNDFTISDRLVRNEEFVEFIESGGYHDHRLWHSDGWDWVNENVVTSPLYWQLSDGEWMHFTLGGLRPLPPQAPVCHVSFYEAAAFAEWSGMRLPTEFEWEAASDKFTWGLRWEWTNSAYLPYPGFKKAAGAVGEYNGKFMVNQMVLRGASVATPPGHSRPTYRNFFQPHLRWQFTGIRLAG, from the coding sequence ATGCAGGCCGCTAAGGAAAGGACCGAAAACCAAGCCGATCTGGCGACGCAGTATCGCGAGGTCAGGGCCTACACCGAGCAGCTCTGCAAGCCGCTTGAGATCGAGGATTACATTCCCCAGCCGATCATCGACGCGTCGCCGCCGAAGTGGAACATCGCTCACACGACATGGTTCTTTGAGGAAATGGTCCTGAAGCGGTTCGCACCGGACTATAAGGTCTTTGACGAGCGGTTCGGGTTTTTATTCAATAGCTACTACAACACCATCGGCGATCGCACAAAACGCGAACATCGCGGCGACCTCAGCCGGCCAACAGTTGCTCAGGTTTTTGAGTATCGTCGATATGTGGATGAAGCGATGGGGCGTCTCTTGTCATCCACCGCCGAGCAGGCTAGCGTTCAACCACCCGCTACCGCAGGCGGTTCTGACTTGCCCGACCTTGTTATTCTCGGCATGAATCATGAGCAGCAGCATCAGGAACTGTTTCTGACCGATCTGAAATATGCTTTCAGCGTCAATCCGCTATTACCTGCGTATAGGAACGACTGGGTGCCGGAGGAAAGGTCAGAACCGTCTGCGTCAGCGGGCGGTGAGTTCGTTGAGGCTGAGTCTTCTGAGAGGAACCGGCCGCCCGCTGACGCAGGCGGTTCTGACAGGTCGGGCATCTACGAGATCGGCTACGCGGGCTACGGGTTTTGTTTTGATAATGAACTCGCACGGCACAAGGTCTATCTCAACGACTTCACGATCTCCGACCGGTTGGTGAGGAACGAAGAATTTGTCGAATTCATCGAATCCGGCGGCTATCACGATCATCGCCTTTGGCACTCGGATGGTTGGGATTGGGTAAATGAGAATGTGGTTACGTCGCCGCTTTACTGGCAGTTAAGTGATGGGGAATGGATGCATTTTACGCTGGGCGGCCTGCGGCCGCTGCCGCCGCAGGCACCGGTCTGTCACGTGTCGTTCTATGAGGCCGCAGCGTTTGCCGAGTGGAGCGGAATGAGGCTGCCGACCGAGTTCGAGTGGGAAGCGGCGAGCGACAAATTCACTTGGGGCCTGCGTTGGGAATGGACAAATTCCGCTTACCTGCCCTATCCGGGATTCAAGAAGGCCGCCGGCGCGGTGGGCGAATATAACGGCAAATTTATGGTCAACCAGATGGTCCTGCGCGGCGCGTCCGTCGCCACACCGCCCGGTCACAGCCGCCCGACATACAGGAATTTTTTCCAGCCGCATCTAAGGTGGCAGTTCACAGGCATACGGTTGGCAGGATAA
- a CDS encoding leucine--tRNA ligase: MDEKYFAKKVEQRWQKKWADSGAFHAEAGDPRPKFYQLEMLPYPSGNLHMGHVRNYSAGDAMAWYKRLRGFNVLHPIGWDSFGQPAEDAAIKRGVNPREWTEQNIKAMRGQLERLGLSYDWRRQMFAHRPDYYKFDQWFFLKMHEMGLAYKKVTQVNWCSTDQATLSNEQASGGLCWRCGNPVTKKEIEQWFLKTTAYTDQLLDDMTEIADGWPANVLKRQSDWIGRSEGAFVDFEIRPAGDSLFYCPLVSGLTSTTDLGKHRVRVFTTRIDTIYGVNALVLAAEHPVIQANMDNFAEDVAAKIAMIRVENARPADHEAEIEKDGIDTGLKAINPFSDEEIPVWVGNYVMMEYGTGALMSVPAHDERDFEFAKKFDLPIRQVISEPHMEHAHHTMQAMALEVALEDEGVLVHSDFWNGKTSEKAKKEMAEYAKKHLFGEAAITYRLRDWGISRQRFWGSPIPIVYCDSCGVVPEKFENLPVELPETADFSGTGESPLAKLPDWFQTTCPNCDGPARRETDTMDTFVDSSWYYYRYTDHDNEILPFGPEEAAYWTPVDQYIGGDDHAVMHLIYARFWTKVMRDMDLVQFNEPFKRLLTQGMVVGETFFDDSSGKRVYVQPDQVTVERDGKGKITKALSSDGKPLRHAIERMSKSKGNGVDPDEMVEIYGADAARLFVMFAAPIENELVWNEAGIEGAVRFLQRVWRLVYKWQQAAGSTHSSVQTPATAGGSDSRRLRQKTHQTIKRVGDSFESLQFNTPVAALMELSNQIGDIETQRADDETIAAVHEALTALVLMLTPFAPHTAEELYAVLTANDAGMIAQGARFPEYNAELAKADEIEIAVQINGKLRSRLMASPEATDQELEYQAFADAKVREYTDGKDVVKIVVVPKRLVNIVVR; encoded by the coding sequence ATGGACGAAAAGTATTTTGCAAAAAAGGTCGAGCAGCGGTGGCAGAAGAAGTGGGCCGATTCCGGGGCTTTTCATGCCGAGGCGGGCGATCCGCGGCCGAAATTCTACCAGCTCGAGATGCTGCCGTATCCGTCGGGCAACCTGCATATGGGCCATGTGCGCAACTATTCGGCGGGCGACGCGATGGCCTGGTACAAGCGGCTGCGAGGCTTTAACGTGCTGCATCCGATCGGCTGGGACTCGTTCGGGCAGCCGGCTGAGGACGCGGCGATCAAACGCGGCGTCAACCCGCGCGAGTGGACCGAGCAGAACATCAAGGCAATGCGCGGCCAGCTTGAGCGGCTCGGTCTGAGCTATGACTGGCGGCGGCAGATGTTTGCTCACAGGCCGGATTATTACAAGTTCGATCAGTGGTTCTTCCTGAAGATGCACGAGATGGGCCTGGCGTATAAGAAGGTTACGCAGGTCAACTGGTGCTCTACCGACCAGGCCACGCTGTCGAACGAGCAGGCGAGCGGCGGCCTGTGCTGGCGATGCGGCAATCCGGTAACGAAGAAGGAGATCGAGCAGTGGTTCCTAAAGACGACCGCCTACACAGACCAGCTCCTCGACGACATGACCGAGATCGCCGATGGCTGGCCGGCGAATGTGCTCAAACGCCAGAGCGACTGGATTGGCCGCAGCGAAGGCGCGTTCGTCGATTTTGAGATCAGGCCGGCGGGCGATTCGCTGTTCTACTGCCCGCTGGTGAGCGGCCTCACAAGCACCACCGATCTCGGTAAGCATCGGGTCCGCGTATTCACCACGCGCATCGACACGATCTACGGTGTGAATGCTCTTGTCCTGGCTGCGGAACATCCGGTGATCCAGGCCAACATGGACAACTTCGCGGAGGATGTCGCGGCAAAGATCGCGATGATCCGCGTCGAGAATGCCCGGCCCGCCGACCATGAAGCAGAGATAGAAAAGGACGGCATCGACACGGGCCTGAAGGCGATCAATCCGTTCAGCGACGAGGAAATTCCCGTCTGGGTCGGCAACTACGTGATGATGGAATACGGCACGGGAGCGTTGATGAGCGTGCCGGCGCACGACGAGCGGGATTTTGAGTTCGCCAAGAAATTCGATCTGCCTATCCGACAGGTCATCTCAGAGCCGCACATGGAACATGCTCATCACACGATGCAGGCGATGGCGTTGGAGGTGGCGTTGGAGGACGAAGGCGTCCTGGTGCATTCCGATTTTTGGAACGGCAAGACAAGCGAGAAGGCCAAGAAAGAGATGGCCGAATACGCCAAAAAACATCTCTTCGGTGAGGCCGCGATCACCTATCGGCTACGCGATTGGGGGATATCGCGGCAGCGTTTTTGGGGCTCGCCGATACCGATCGTTTATTGCGATTCGTGCGGCGTCGTCCCTGAGAAATTTGAGAATCTACCGGTCGAACTGCCCGAAACAGCGGATTTTTCAGGCACCGGTGAATCGCCGCTGGCAAAACTACCGGACTGGTTTCAGACGACGTGCCCCAACTGCGACGGCCCCGCGCGCCGTGAGACGGACACGATGGACACGTTCGTTGACTCAAGCTGGTATTACTATCGCTACACCGATCACGACAACGAGATACTGCCCTTCGGCCCCGAGGAGGCGGCCTACTGGACGCCGGTCGATCAATATATCGGCGGTGATGACCATGCCGTTATGCACCTGATCTATGCACGGTTTTGGACAAAGGTGATGCGCGACATGGACTTGGTCCAGTTCAACGAACCGTTCAAGCGTTTATTGACACAGGGAATGGTCGTCGGCGAGACGTTCTTTGACGACTCGAGCGGCAAGCGTGTCTATGTTCAGCCAGATCAGGTGACGGTCGAGCGTGACGGCAAAGGCAAGATAACAAAGGCTTTATCCTCCGACGGTAAACCGCTCAGGCATGCGATCGAGCGAATGTCGAAGTCCAAAGGCAACGGCGTCGATCCCGATGAGATGGTCGAAATCTACGGCGCCGATGCGGCGCGGCTGTTCGTGATGTTCGCGGCGCCGATCGAAAACGAACTCGTTTGGAACGAGGCCGGCATCGAAGGGGCCGTCAGGTTTTTGCAGCGCGTTTGGCGTTTGGTTTATAAGTGGCAGCAGGCAGCAGGCTCGACGCATTCGAGCGTTCAAACACCCGCTACCGCAGGTGGTTCTGACTCGCGTCGGCTCCGACAAAAAACACATCAGACGATCAAGCGGGTCGGCGACAGTTTTGAGAGTTTGCAGTTCAATACGCCGGTCGCGGCATTGATGGAATTGTCGAATCAGATCGGCGACATCGAGACCCAGCGGGCCGATGACGAGACGATCGCGGCGGTGCATGAAGCGTTGACGGCGCTCGTGCTGATGCTGACGCCGTTCGCACCGCATACGGCGGAGGAATTGTATGCCGTGCTGACGGCTAACGACGCGGGAATGATCGCCCAGGGTGCCCGGTTCCCAGAATACAACGCCGAACTCGCCAAAGCCGACGAGATCGAGATCGCTGTCCAGATCAACGGCAAGCTGCGCTCGCGACTGATGGCGTCGCCCGAGGCGACAGACCAAGAGCTTGAGTATCAGGCCTTTGCGGATGCAAAGGTCCGTGAATACACCGACGGAAAGGATGTCGTGAAGATCGTCGTCGTGCCAAAACGGCTCGTAAATATCGTTGTCCGATGA
- a CDS encoding VanW family protein produces the protein MRLSEIHPAFYHTRIWQKRLTRRITDAVSGRFASTRSDDDLKYTCKKHQSLLRRRLGDSDPQLQENKVHNLRLAVPHLDGLLIRPGETFSFWRAVGETTAEKGYLEGMQLSRGEVVRGVGGGLCQLSNLLYWMALHTPLEVVERHHHSFDPFPDENRTLPFGSGCGVFYNYIDLRFFNSTDMTFQLRVRVGDEHLKGAILTDTEPLYSYHVFERNHRFLSKNGKNYRENEIWREVIDRRTGNRIAEELLVQNHAEVKYELNFAAAACNV, from the coding sequence ATGCGTCTATCGGAGATTCATCCTGCGTTCTATCACACGCGTATCTGGCAAAAACGCCTGACGCGGCGCATCACCGATGCCGTGAGCGGACGCTTCGCATCGACGCGGTCCGATGACGACCTCAAATACACCTGTAAGAAGCACCAATCGCTGCTCCGCCGCCGTCTCGGCGACAGCGATCCGCAATTGCAGGAGAATAAGGTGCATAACCTTCGCCTCGCGGTGCCGCATCTCGACGGACTGTTGATACGCCCGGGCGAGACTTTTTCATTCTGGCGAGCGGTCGGTGAGACGACCGCCGAAAAAGGCTATCTCGAGGGAATGCAGTTGTCACGCGGCGAGGTCGTGCGCGGCGTCGGCGGCGGGCTTTGCCAGCTGTCGAATCTGCTGTATTGGATGGCCCTGCATACGCCGCTTGAGGTCGTCGAGCGGCATCACCACAGCTTTGACCCGTTCCCCGACGAGAACCGTACGCTGCCGTTCGGTTCGGGCTGCGGCGTGTTTTACAACTACATCGACCTGCGGTTTTTCAATTCAACGGATATGACCTTTCAACTTCGCGTCCGCGTCGGCGACGAGCATTTGAAAGGTGCGATACTGACCGACACCGAACCGCTTTACAGCTATCACGTCTTTGAGCGTAACCATCGCTTCCTGAGCAAGAACGGCAAGAATTACCGTGAGAATGAGATATGGCGCGAGGTCATCGATCGCCGCACCGGCAACCGGATCGCTGAGGAATTGCTCGTGCAAAACCACGCTGAGGTCAAGTACGAATTGAACTTTGCGGCCGCAGCGTGTAACGTGTAG
- a CDS encoding type III pantothenate kinase, with amino-acid sequence MLLAVDIGNTSIKFGVFAGDRLMSRNSIPTTAAELSQAIASLGDVSSAIICSVVPARTKDVSDAILERIGIEVRLLTNHDDLGLRINYEPLDAAGTDRLVSAFAAAELFGVPVIVCSFGTATTIDIVNRDRELLGGLIAPGMATAARALHLNAARLPEVRLGPINTVINQTTETSIKAGLLYSQVGLVEAVVQRMRTEVGTDAKVIATGGFARMVSEHSNVIDVVDDDLLLKGLQMLSERLDRLTVPENQ; translated from the coding sequence ATGCTTCTCGCCGTCGACATCGGCAACACATCCATCAAATTCGGCGTCTTTGCCGGCGATCGCCTCATGAGCCGGAATTCAATTCCGACCACCGCGGCAGAGTTGTCACAGGCGATCGCTTCGCTCGGCGATGTGTCGTCGGCGATCATTTGTTCAGTTGTCCCGGCAAGGACCAAGGACGTGTCTGACGCGATCCTAGAGAGGATCGGTATCGAGGTTCGTCTGCTGACGAATCATGACGATCTCGGCCTCAGGATCAATTATGAACCTCTGGACGCGGCCGGAACCGACAGGCTTGTCAGTGCCTTTGCAGCAGCGGAGCTCTTTGGCGTGCCGGTGATCGTCTGCAGCTTTGGCACGGCCACGACGATCGACATTGTTAACCGTGACAGGGAATTGCTCGGCGGGCTTATCGCACCGGGAATGGCAACGGCCGCCAGGGCGCTGCACCTGAATGCGGCCCGTCTGCCAGAGGTACGGCTTGGGCCTATCAACACCGTCATCAATCAGACAACGGAAACATCGATAAAGGCCGGCTTGCTCTATTCGCAGGTCGGCCTCGTCGAGGCCGTCGTCCAACGAATGAGAACTGAGGTAGGCACCGACGCCAAGGTCATCGCTACCGGCGGCTTCGCTCGGATGGTCTCCGAACACAGCAATGTGATCGACGTAGTTGACGACGATCTGCTGCTGAAGGGCCTACAGATGCTCAGCGAACGGCTCGACCGGCTCACTGTGCCGGAAAACCAGTAA
- the egtD gene encoding L-histidine N(alpha)-methyltransferase: MQQSSTPERTQFAGDVLGGLSATPKYLLSKYFYDDEGSRLFQEIMKLPEYYLTGCEKEIFETQTEAIHQAFTDGRDFDLIELGAGDGTKTAILIRHFLERGADILYSPIDISQVALVALAAKFNAEFPTLKIAARNGDYFKILGELKNIRGRRKVLMFLGSNVGNFSREQSVAFFRSLRGVMNNDDLLFIGFDLQKDPHVIAAAYDDAARVTAQFNLNLLTRINRELGGNFDIDGFTHYANYRPIEGSARSYLISREKQTVHIAALGRDFEFDQWEAVFMEISQKYSLAMIGSLAAESGFEVAHNFFDSRRYYCDSLWRPL, encoded by the coding sequence ATGCAGCAATCATCAACACCAGAGAGAACCCAATTTGCCGGCGACGTGCTCGGGGGGCTGTCGGCGACGCCGAAGTATTTGTTGTCAAAGTATTTCTACGACGACGAAGGCTCGCGGCTGTTTCAGGAGATCATGAAGCTGCCCGAATACTACCTGACCGGCTGCGAGAAGGAGATATTCGAGACTCAGACCGAAGCGATACATCAGGCGTTCACCGACGGCCGAGATTTCGACTTGATCGAACTCGGTGCAGGCGACGGCACAAAGACGGCAATCCTTATCCGACACTTTCTCGAACGCGGCGCGGACATTTTGTACTCACCGATCGATATCTCGCAGGTAGCCCTCGTCGCGCTGGCGGCGAAGTTCAATGCCGAGTTTCCAACGCTCAAGATCGCCGCGCGCAATGGCGATTATTTCAAGATACTCGGCGAGCTAAAGAACATTCGCGGGCGACGCAAGGTGCTGATGTTCCTCGGCTCAAACGTCGGCAACTTTTCGCGCGAGCAATCGGTAGCATTCTTTCGCTCGCTGCGCGGCGTGATGAATAACGACGACCTGCTGTTCATCGGCTTTGACCTGCAGAAGGACCCGCACGTGATCGCCGCAGCGTATGACGATGCCGCGCGTGTGACCGCACAGTTCAATCTTAATTTGCTGACGCGAATAAACCGCGAGCTTGGCGGCAACTTTGATATCGACGGCTTTACTCACTACGCGAACTATCGCCCTATCGAGGGTTCCGCCCGCTCGTACCTGATCAGCCGCGAAAAGCAAACCGTCCACATCGCCGCACTAGGCCGCGATTTTGAGTTCGATCAATGGGAAGCGGTGTTTATGGAGATATCGCAGAAATATTCGCTGGCCATGATCGGATCGCTCGCCGCCGAGAGCGGTTTTGAAGTGGCGCACAATTTCTTTGATAGCCGTCGATATTACTGCGATTCCTTGTGGCGGCCGCTCTGA